From one Triticum urartu cultivar G1812 chromosome 3, Tu2.1, whole genome shotgun sequence genomic stretch:
- the LOC125545939 gene encoding CASP-like protein 5B3, whose translation MKRVVGSPGTWSGMALRLSQCVFAAASVFSMVSGFGYSNYSAYFYMNLALILQLMWSLGLACKDIFALRNKKDLHTPDNLFIIVMVDWVVATFMFSGACASASLTIFFMWDVNFCETYSKLACRQFVLSVVLAFITWLLQAASSFSAFWLLVSFS comes from the exons ATGAAGCGCGTCGTGGGGAGCCCGGGGACATGGAGCGGCATGGCGCTGCGGCTGTCGCAGTGCGTcttcgccgccgcctccgtcttCTCCATGGTCTCCGGCTTCGGCTACTCCAACTACAGCGCCTACTT CTACATGAATCTAGCGTTGATCCTGCAGCTGATGTGGAGTTTGGGCCTTGCTTGTAAGGATATCTTTGCTCTAAGGAATAAAAAGGATCTTCACACCCCAGATAATCTATTCATTATTGTTATGGTTGACTGG GTCGTGGCGACTTTCATGTTCTCAGGAGCCTGTGCCTCCGCGAGCTTGACAATTTTCTTCATGTGGGATGTGAACTTCTGCGAGACATACTCGAAGCTGGCCTGCCGGCAGTTCGTGCTTTCGGTCGTCCTGGCGTTCATCACGTGGTTGCTGCAAGCTGCGTCTTCTTTCTCCGCGTTCTGGCTACTGGTTTCGTTCTCCTAG
- the LOC125545941 gene encoding CASP-like protein 5B3 — MKRVVGSPGTWSGMALRLSQSVCAAASTFSMVSGFGYSNYSAFFYMNLALILQLMWSLGLAYKDIFALRNKKDLHTRDNLLIIVMVDWVVAIFMFSAACASASLTIFFMRDVNFCAAYSRLACRQFTLSVVLAFITWLLQAAYSFSGFWLLV, encoded by the exons ATGAAGCGCGTAGTGGGGAGCCCGGGGACATGGAGCGGCATGGCGCTGCGGCTGTCGCAGTCCGTCTGCGCCGCCGCGTCCACCTTCTCCATGGTCTCCGGCTTCGGCTACTCCAACTACAGCGCCTTCTT CTACATGAATCTAGCGTTGATCCTGCAGCTTATGTGGAGTTTGGGCCTTGCTTATAAGGATATCTTTGCTCTAAGGAATAAAAAGGACCTTCACACCCGGGATAATCTATTGATCATTGTTATGGTTGACTGG GTCGTGGCAATTTTCATGTTCTCAGCAGCCTGTGCTTCCGCGAGCCTGACAATTTTCTTCATGCGGGATGTGAACTTCTGCGCGGCATACTCGCGGCTGGCCTGCCGGCAGTTCACGCTTTCGGTCGTCCTGGCGTTCATCACGTGGTTGCTGCAAGCTGCATATTCTTTCTCCGGGTTCTGGCTACTGGTTTGA